GAGCACGGCGTCGTTGGTGGCTCGCAGCACCCCGCTCGGGTGCTCCTCGACGGGCGCCACCGCCCGGGCCGTGTAGCGGGCGAGCGCCGTGAGGCTGGCGGCCTCGACCCCCTTGCCCGACACGTCACCCATGACCACCCCCCAGCGGTGGTCACCGAGGGGGAAGACGTCGAAGAAGTCGCCACCGACCTGCAAGCCGTCGCCGGCGGGGCGGTAGCGGCCGGCCAGCTGGATGCCGGGGATCATCGGCAGCGACGGAGGGAGGAGCGAGCGCTGGAGGGTCTTGGCCTCCATCGTCCGGGCGCGGTACCGCAGGGCGTGGTCGAGGGCAACCGCGCTGCGGTGGCCGAGGTCCTCGATGAGCGGCAGCTCGGCCTTGCCGAGCGGGCGGTGCGAGCCGTCCATGGCCAGTGAGAGCACGCCGAGCGTTCGGCCATGGCGATGCAGCGGGAGCCAGGCCCGCCGGGATGCCTCGTCGACGACGGGCCGGCCGGTCCCTGCGACCTCGTTGGCCACGGCGTCGTCGCTGGGCTCACGCCTCGCCGCAAGGCCCTCGAGCACGCGCTGGCGACCCCGGTCGATGTGGGCCGCCGCCACCAGCAGGAGGCCCCGGTCCTGCACCAGGTGCACCGAGCAGCTGTCGGCGAGGGCGGGCACCGCCAGCTCGGCGATGGCCACGACGGTGACGCGGTGGTCGAGCGACGCCGAGAGGAGCTCCGAGGCCCGCACGAGGTAGGCGAGACGACGGTTGGCAGCGACGAGGTCGCGCCCGGTCTCGGGCGCACGGTCGACCTGGTCCTCACCGTCGCTCACGTCGCTGCTCACGTCCCTCGCATGGTACGGCGTGGGATCCGGGCAGACAGAGAGGCTGGCGGTCGGCCTCTACGCCAGCTGGGCGGCGAGGCGTTCGAGCGCCTCGTCCTCGGACACGTCGAGGGCCACGCTGAGCTCCGACACGAGGATGCTGCGCGCCCGCTCGAGCATCGACTTCTCGCCGGCGGAGAGGCCCTTGGCTGCTTCGCGCAGCGCCAGGTTCCGGACCACCTCGGCAACCTGGTAGACGTCGCCGGTCTTCAGCTTCTCCTGGTGGTTCTTGAAGCGACGGCTCCAGTTGCCGGGCTCGCGCACGTCCTTCTTGGCCAACAGCTGGAAGAGGTCCTCGACGTCCTCCACGCTGATCGGCGGCCGCATGCCGACCTCCTCGATCTTGGTGACTGGCACGGTCAGCATCAGATCGCCGTGGGCCATGCGCAGCACCAGGCACTCGGCCTGCTCGCCGAAGACCTCGCGGACCTCCTTGCGCTCGATGACAGCGGCACCGTGGTGGGGGTAGACGACGTGATCGCCGACGTTGAACGACATGGGGGCTCCAGGAGCGGCTCGAAACGGGCGGTCCAGTCTGCCACCCCGCGGGCTCCGGTCCCACACGGGGTCCGGATCGGGTCCTCCACCGCCCGTCGCCGGGGACCACCGGCACGGCAGAGCGTCAGCTCCGGGGGACGTCGACCCAGGGGAGGTCCTTGTCGACGCGGGGCTCGCCAGGGAGGCCGAGCACCCGCTCGCCGATGATGTTGCGCTGGATCTCCGACGTGCCGCCCTCGATCGAGTTGGCCCGGGCCCGCAGGAACATCTTGCGCGACGAGCCGGCCGGGCCGGTGAGGCCGAGCTGCTCGGAGCGCCGCATCGTGTAGTCGTAGTCGACCAGGGCACCGGCACCGAGGAGGTCGACGCACAGCTCGTAGATGTCCATGTTGACCTCGGCGAACTTGAGCTTGGCGATCGACCCCTCGGGCCCGGGGTTCCCGGCCTTGCGCTTCTGGGCGGCACGGATGTTGGTGAGGCGCAGCACCTCCGCGTCGATCCAGGTCCGCATGAGGCGGTCGCGGTCGGCCGGCCGCTGGTCGGCCACCTCCTCCTTCCAGATCCGCACGGCCTCGGCGATGGCGCCCGAGCCGCGCCCGGGCGGGCCGGAGCCCCCGCCGATGGTGGTCCGCTCGTTCATCAGCGTGGTCATGGCGATGCGCCAGCCGTCGCCCACGTCACCCACGCGGTCGGCGTCGGGCACACGGACGTCGGTCATGTAGACCTCGTTGAACTCGGCCTCGCCGGTCATCTGGCGCAGCGGACGCACCTCGACGCCCGGCGCGTGCATGTCGAGGGCGAAGTAGGTGAGGCCCTTGTGCTTGGGGGTGTCGGGGTCGGTGCGGGCCACGAGCATGCCCCGGTCGGCGATGTGGGCGAGGGTGTTCCAGACCTTCTGGCCGTTGACCACCCACTCGTCGCCGTCGCGCACCGCCCGGCAGGCGAGGCCCGCCAGGTCGGAGCCGGCGCCGGGCTCGCTGAAGAGCTGGCACCAGGCGTCCTCGCCCGTGAAGGTCCGTCGCATCGTCGCCGCCTTCAGCTCCTCGCTGCCGTGGGTGACCACGGTGGGCCCCGCCATGGTGAGGCCGAAGAAGTGCCGGGACCCGATGGAGGGCGCCCCCGCGGCGCGGAGGCGCTCGTCGACTCGGCGTTGCAGGTTCGGGGGCGCGCCGATGCCCCCCTCGCCGTCGGGGAAGTGCACCCACGCCAAGCCGAGGTCGTACTGGCGACCGCGGAGCTCCACGGGGTCGACGGTCTTGGGATCGAGCTCCTCGAGCAGCTCGTCGAGAAGCTCTTCGATCCGGGCGGCGTGGTCGGTCGTCATGGTGGACCAGCGTTGCAGATCGCACGCCCGGGCTGGTCCTAACGTGGACCGGATGGCAGCAGCAGGGCGAGGGGCGCCATGAAGTCCCTGGGGTTCATCTTCAGCTACCTGGCCACGCCGGCAGCCCGCCGCAACGCCCGCATCCTCATCGTGTTGGTGCTCGTGCTCGTGGTCGCCGTCGGGGTGTACAGCAGCATCTTCCACGTCCTCATGGAGCGGGAGGGCCAGGACCACAGCTGGGCCACCGCCGTCTACTGGACCCTCGTCACCATGTCGACGCTGGGTTTCGGCGACCTCGTGTTCGAGTCGGACCTCGGCCGGATGTTCTCCGTCGTCGTGCTGCTCTCGGGCGCCATGTTCATCCTGGTGCTTCTTCCCTTCACGTTCATCCAGTTCGTCTTCGTGCCGTGGATGGAGGCCCGACAGCAGGCCCGGGCGCCGCGCGTCCTCCCCGCTGACCTCGAGGGCCACGTCCTCCTCACGGGTGTGGGGCCAATCGAGGACTCGCTGATCGCCCGCCTCGACCGCGCCTCGATCCCCTACGCGGCGATCATCAGCGACGTCGACGAGGCCCTCCGGCTCCACGACGCCGGCTACAAGGTGATGGTCGGCGCGCTCGACGACCCCGACACCTTCCGGGCGGCACGGGTCGAGCGCGCCGCCCTCCTCGCCGCCACCCAGCCCGACACGGCGAACACCAACATCGCGTTCACCGTCCGGGAGATCTCCGAGCGCGTCGACGTCGTCGCCACCGCCAACTCGACCGCCTCGGTCGACATCCTCCAGCTGGCGGGGTGCACCGAGGTGCTGCAGCTCGGCGACATGCTCGGGCGGGCGCTGGCCCGGCGCGTCCTCGGCCCCGACGCCCGCACCAGCGTGATCGGCGAGTTCGGGGAGCTGCTGATCGCCGAGGCCTCGGCGCCTCAGACGCTGGCGGACCGACCGCTCAGCGAGTCGGGCCTCCGCCAGCGCACCGGCCTGACGGTGGCGGGGCTGTGGCACCGGGGACACTTCGAGGTGGCCCGTCCCACCACCGTGCTGACGCCGTCGAGCATCCTGATCCTGGCGGGGTCCCGCGCCCAGCTCGACACCTACGACGAGGCCTTCGGGCTGGCAGCGCCCGAAGGGGCGCCGGTCATCATCATCGGAGGTGGGCGGGTCGGCCGCGCCGCCGGCAGGGCCCTCGCCGAGGTCGGCATCACCTACCGCATCGTGGAGCAGCAGCCGGAGCGCGTCCGCGACCCCGCCATGTACGTCGTCGGCGACGCCGCCGAGCTCTCGGTGCTGCAGGAGGCGGGGATCGACGATGCGCCCACCGTGATGGTCACCACCCACGACGACGACATGAACGTGTACCTGACCATCTACTGCCGCCGCCTGCGCTCCGACGTGCAGATCATCTCGAGGGCCCGGCTCGACCGGAACGTCTCCACCCTCCACCGGGCCGGCGCCGACTCCGTCCTCTCCTACGCGTCCACCGGCGCCAACGCCCTTTGGAACATGCTCACCGCCGACAACACCCTCCAGCTGGCAGAGGGCCTCGACGTGTTCCGCGTCCCCGTCCCTTCGGCGCTCGCCGGCCGGACGCTCGAGGAGTGCGGGATCCGCGACACCACGGGGGTCACCGTGGTCGCCACCGTGCAAGACGGCCACTTCGAGTCGAACCCGGGCGCCCAGTCCTCCCTCCCCGCCGAGGGTGACCTCGTGCTCATCGGCGACGCCGAGGCCGAGGACCGCTTCCTCAGTCGCTACGGCCCCGACTGACCCTGCACGGTCGCTGCCGCCCCTGCAGGCGTCTCGACCGGAGGGCGTCGGCTGCTCTTATGCTCACGGCCATGTCAGATCGAGTGAGCGTCACGACCGAGAGCGGGGTCGCCGATGTGCGCCTGTCCCGCCCCGACAAGATCAACGCCCTCGACCCGGCGATGTTCACCGCCATCGTCGAGGCGGGCGAGGCCCTCAAGGCCGACCCCTCGGTGCGGGCAGTGGTGCTCTCCGGCGAGGGTCGGGGCTTTTGCGCCGGCCTCGACTTCGCCTCCTTCCAGGCCATGGCCGGCGGCGACGACCGTGCCGAGGGCGGCACCGCCAGCATCGGCCACACCGGTGGGCGGATCACCCACCTCGCCCAGCAGGCGTGCTGGGTCTGGACCGAGGTCCCCGTGCCCGTCATCGCCGCCGTCCACGGCGCCTGCCTCGGCGGCGGCCTCCAGATCGCCCTCGGCGCCGACATCCGCATCGTGGCCCCCGACGTCTCGATGTCGGTCCTCGAGGTGCGCTGGGGGCTCACCCCCGACATGACGGCCACGGTGACCCTCCCTCGCCTCGTGGGCCTCGACGTGGCCAAGGAGCTCACCTGGACGGGGCGCAAGGTGGCCGGCGAGGAGGCAGTGCGCATCGGCCTCGCCACCCGCCTGGCCGACGACCCCCGCGCCGCCGCCCTCGACCTCGCCCGCGAGCTGGCCGGCAAGAGCCCCGACGCCGTCCGCGGCGCAAAGCGCCTCTTCGACCCCGCCGCCGGGCGCGATGTCGTCGAGCAGCTGGCCTACGAGCGGGCGACCATCGGCTCGCTCATCGGCGGCCCGAACCAGGTCGAGGCGGTCACCGCCTTCTTCGAGAAGCGCGACCCCGCCTTCGCCGACGCGGCCGTGCCGGACGCTGGATCGTGACCCCCCGCTCGCTGGCCGAGCGTCTGGCCACACCCGGGGTCTGGTTCTTCACCGACCTGATGTCGTCGCCCGAGGCACGGGACTTCGCCCAGCGGCTGGAGTCGCTCGGCTACTCGGCCCTGTGGCTGCCCGAGACCGTCTCCCGCGACCCCTTCGCCCACATCGCGTTCCTCGCCGAGCACACCGAGTCCCTCGTGTTCGCCACCGGCATCGCCAACATCTTCCACCGCCACCCTGGTGCCATGACCCAGGCGACCCAGACCCTCGGCGAGCAGACCGGCGGTCGCTTCGTCCTGGGCCTCGGCGTGAGCCACGCCCCCCTCGTCAGCGGCCTCCGCAAGCTCGACTACTCGAAGCCGCTCTCCCAGATGCGGTCGTACCTTGCCGCCATGGACGCCTCCCCCTACCGGGGGCCCACAACCGCCGACCCTCCGCCGAGGCTGCTCGCCGCCCTCGGGCCGAAGATGCTCGAGCTGGCCGCCGAGCAGACCGACGGCGTCCACCCCTACTGGACCACCCCCGAGCACACCGCCATCGCCCGCGAGGCTCTCGGGCCCGACAAGCTGGTCTGCGTCGAGCAGAAGGTGGTGCTCAGCACCGACGCCGGCGCCGCCCGGGCCGCTGCCAGCGCGGCCGTCGACGTCTACGCCGCCCTCCCCAACTACCGCAACAGCTGGAAGCGCCTCGGCTTCACCGAGGACGAGATCGAGCACCGCGAGCCCCGCTTCCTCGACGGTGTGGTCGCCTGGGGCGACGAGGCCGCGGTGCGCCGCCGCGTGAAGGACCACTACGAGGCCGGTGCCACCCACGTGTGCATCCAGCCGCTCTCAGTCGACGGCCCCGGCGTGCTCGACTGGCACGCCCTGGAGGTCCTCGCGCCCGGCTGAGCCCAGGTGCCGGCCCGATCCCTGCGGATCAACCGCCGGTGCCGTCACCCGACGAGGGAGCACCGTTCGGGTGGTCGAACTCGGCCCACACGACCTTTCCACCCTCTCGATCACCGACGCCCCAGCGGGTGGCGCACGCCTCCACCACCACCATCCCGAGCCCTCCCGGCTGGGCGAGGTCCGACTGCCGCCTGACGGGCACACGCCGATCGCCGTCTGCCACTTCGACGCGCAGCCGGTCGCTGAACACGTCGACCCGGACCTCGAAGTCGGTGGCGGCGTGGAGCACAGCGTTGGTGGCCATCTCGCTGATCACCAGCACCACCGCACTGCGGAGCTCGGGGCTGACCCGGCCGTCGAGGTGGTCGGCCACGAACCGCCGGGCCAGCGGCACGCTGGCCGGCGAGGACGGGAGGAGGACACCCGCCTTCGACACGGTCCGCTGCTGGCTCGTCACGGCCGCGACACTAGACCGGACCCCGCGGGGAGGGCCCGGGAGTGCTGCCAGGATCACCGCCCAGACGCAGACCGCGGAGTGCGGACCGTAGGGTTCGGCCGTGACCCGGCCGCTGGACGACTTCGGACCGCGCTCGTGGGCCCGCCCAGAGGTCACCGGCGTGG
The Acidimicrobiales bacterium genome window above contains:
- a CDS encoding CarD family transcriptional regulator — its product is MSFNVGDHVVYPHHGAAVIERKEVREVFGEQAECLVLRMAHGDLMLTVPVTKIEEVGMRPPISVEDVEDLFQLLAKKDVREPGNWSRRFKNHQEKLKTGDVYQVAEVVRNLALREAAKGLSAGEKSMLERARSILVSELSVALDVSEDEALERLAAQLA
- a CDS encoding acyl-CoA dehydrogenase family protein, translating into MTTDHAARIEELLDELLEELDPKTVDPVELRGRQYDLGLAWVHFPDGEGGIGAPPNLQRRVDERLRAAGAPSIGSRHFFGLTMAGPTVVTHGSEELKAATMRRTFTGEDAWCQLFSEPGAGSDLAGLACRAVRDGDEWVVNGQKVWNTLAHIADRGMLVARTDPDTPKHKGLTYFALDMHAPGVEVRPLRQMTGEAEFNEVYMTDVRVPDADRVGDVGDGWRIAMTTLMNERTTIGGGSGPPGRGSGAIAEAVRIWKEEVADQRPADRDRLMRTWIDAEVLRLTNIRAAQKRKAGNPGPEGSIAKLKFAEVNMDIYELCVDLLGAGALVDYDYTMRRSEQLGLTGPAGSSRKMFLRARANSIEGGTSEIQRNIIGERVLGLPGEPRVDKDLPWVDVPRS
- a CDS encoding NAD-binding protein, which gives rise to MKSLGFIFSYLATPAARRNARILIVLVLVLVVAVGVYSSIFHVLMEREGQDHSWATAVYWTLVTMSTLGFGDLVFESDLGRMFSVVVLLSGAMFILVLLPFTFIQFVFVPWMEARQQARAPRVLPADLEGHVLLTGVGPIEDSLIARLDRASIPYAAIISDVDEALRLHDAGYKVMVGALDDPDTFRAARVERAALLAATQPDTANTNIAFTVREISERVDVVATANSTASVDILQLAGCTEVLQLGDMLGRALARRVLGPDARTSVIGEFGELLIAEASAPQTLADRPLSESGLRQRTGLTVAGLWHRGHFEVARPTTVLTPSSILILAGSRAQLDTYDEAFGLAAPEGAPVIIIGGGRVGRAAGRALAEVGITYRIVEQQPERVRDPAMYVVGDAAELSVLQEAGIDDAPTVMVTTHDDDMNVYLTIYCRRLRSDVQIISRARLDRNVSTLHRAGADSVLSYASTGANALWNMLTADNTLQLAEGLDVFRVPVPSALAGRTLEECGIRDTTGVTVVATVQDGHFESNPGAQSSLPAEGDLVLIGDAEAEDRFLSRYGPD
- a CDS encoding crotonase/enoyl-CoA hydratase family protein, which gives rise to MSDRVSVTTESGVADVRLSRPDKINALDPAMFTAIVEAGEALKADPSVRAVVLSGEGRGFCAGLDFASFQAMAGGDDRAEGGTASIGHTGGRITHLAQQACWVWTEVPVPVIAAVHGACLGGGLQIALGADIRIVAPDVSMSVLEVRWGLTPDMTATVTLPRLVGLDVAKELTWTGRKVAGEEAVRIGLATRLADDPRAAALDLARELAGKSPDAVRGAKRLFDPAAGRDVVEQLAYERATIGSLIGGPNQVEAVTAFFEKRDPAFADAAVPDAGS
- a CDS encoding TIGR03620 family F420-dependent LLM class oxidoreductase, encoding MTPRSLAERLATPGVWFFTDLMSSPEARDFAQRLESLGYSALWLPETVSRDPFAHIAFLAEHTESLVFATGIANIFHRHPGAMTQATQTLGEQTGGRFVLGLGVSHAPLVSGLRKLDYSKPLSQMRSYLAAMDASPYRGPTTADPPPRLLAALGPKMLELAAEQTDGVHPYWTTPEHTAIAREALGPDKLVCVEQKVVLSTDAGAARAAASAAVDVYAALPNYRNSWKRLGFTEDEIEHREPRFLDGVVAWGDEAAVRRRVKDHYEAGATHVCIQPLSVDGPGVLDWHALEVLAPG
- a CDS encoding ATP-binding protein, with the protein product MTSQQRTVSKAGVLLPSSPASVPLARRFVADHLDGRVSPELRSAVVLVISEMATNAVLHAATDFEVRVDVFSDRLRVEVADGDRRVPVRRQSDLAQPGGLGMVVVEACATRWGVGDREGGKVVWAEFDHPNGAPSSGDGTGG